One genomic region from Sulfurimonas sp. encodes:
- a CDS encoding peptidoglycan DD-metalloendopeptidase family protein — protein sequence MIRFFILFLLTTALFGSQVERFRWIKGETYLIFLEKQNLPVKRLYYELDIDDQRLTEEMRTGVHCQILRDSEGRIEQVLLPLNDELQIHIYKNKNLYHFEAIPIISSSKVEAFTLKIKNSPYYDIIKATGSKKLAQIFVSNFRNSLNFKRDLRVGDTLVLIYEQKYRLGRPFSMPILKTAMIEMRKKQHFIYLNGDGRYYDEKGHEVEGFLLARPVRGARISSYFTKRRWHPILHKWKAHLGIDYAARRGTPIIAAGSGRIIYASRLGTYGKLVKIRHADGYETRYAHLKSFRRGIRRGKYVKKGHTIGYVGSTGRSTGPHLHFELRKRGRAINPLRVVQVTTKKLKGKEKKAFLKLQKNYNESIALHLANETSFTKPQKVESFCYFYNGAYCE from the coding sequence GGAAAAACAAAACTTACCTGTTAAAAGACTATACTATGAGCTTGATATAGATGACCAAAGATTAACAGAAGAGATGCGAACAGGTGTTCATTGTCAAATATTAAGAGATAGTGAGGGAAGGATAGAACAAGTCTTACTTCCACTAAATGATGAACTACAGATTCATATCTATAAAAACAAAAATCTTTATCATTTTGAAGCAATTCCTATAATTAGCAGTTCTAAAGTAGAAGCCTTCACACTAAAAATAAAAAATTCTCCATATTATGACATCATCAAAGCAACTGGTTCAAAAAAACTTGCACAAATTTTTGTTTCAAATTTTAGAAATTCGCTAAACTTTAAAAGAGATTTAAGGGTTGGCGATACACTTGTTCTTATTTATGAGCAAAAATATCGTCTTGGTCGTCCTTTTTCGATGCCTATACTAAAAACTGCTATGATTGAGATGAGAAAAAAACAACACTTTATCTACTTAAATGGCGATGGTCGATATTATGATGAAAAAGGGCATGAGGTTGAAGGTTTTTTACTGGCTCGTCCAGTTCGAGGGGCAAGAATCTCTTCATACTTTACAAAAAGAAGATGGCATCCAATCCTACATAAATGGAAAGCGCATCTTGGAATCGACTATGCTGCAAGGCGTGGAACACCAATTATTGCCGCTGGAAGCGGAAGAATTATCTATGCATCTAGACTTGGAACTTATGGAAAACTTGTAAAAATCAGACATGCTGATGGATACGAAACAAGATACGCTCACTTAAAATCATTTCGTAGAGGAATAAGACGAGGAAAGTATGTAAAAAAAGGTCATACTATTGGCTATGTTGGAAGCACTGGTCGCTCAACTGGTCCCCACCTTCACTTCGAGCTTAGAAAAAGAGGTCGAGCTATAAACCCTCTTCGTGTTGTTCAAGTTACTACAAAAAAATTAAAAGGAAAAGAGAAAAAAGCCTTTTTGAAGCTTCAGAAAAATTATAATGAGAGCATTGCTTTGCATCTAGCAAATGAAACATCATTTACTAAACCTCAAAAAGTAGAAAGTTTTTGCTACTTTTATAATGGAGCATATTGTGAATAA